ATCTCGCCATCGGACTCGGTAACTTCTTTGATAACTGCTTTCAGGCGTTCCTCAAATTCGCCTTTGTATTTGGCGCCCGCCACCAAGGCACCCATATCCAGTGCATAGATGACTTTTTGCTTGAGGTTTTCAGGTACATCACCACTTACGATACGGTGTGCAATTCCTTCCGCAATGGCTGTTTTTCCTACACCGGGCTCACCGACCAAAATGGGATTGTTTTTAGTCCTTCGAGTCAAGATATGCATCACCCTTCGGATTTCCTCATCACGCCCAATTACGGGATCCAATTTTCCAGATTGTGCTTTGGAGTTGAGGTTCACCGCGTATTTTTCCAATGCATTGTAAGTCGATTCCGCATTTTGATCTTGCACCTTGCTGCCCTTGCGCAATTCCGCAACAGCTTTTTTCAGGTCTTTTTCATTTACGCCCAATTCCTTGAGCAATCGACCCACATCATCAGATGCGGAAAGCAATGCCATTAGCAAATGCTCCACGCTCACAAATTGATCCTTGAATTGCTTCATGACCTCTTGAGCCTGCATCAGGGTTTTGTTGGCATTTTGGGACAAAAACTGTCCGCCTTCTCCAGAGGTTTTAGGGATTTTAGAAAGGATTTCCTCCGTTTTATCGCTTAAAATCCGGGCATTCACGCCCAGTTTTTTAAAGAGAAAGGAAGTGACATTTTCATCTTCGCTCAACAATGCTTTCAATATGTGCACATTCTCAATAGAACTGTGCTGTAGTCCAAAAGCAACTTGCTGCGCCTTTTGTATCACTTCCTGCGCTTTGATTGTAAAGTTGTCTAATTTCATTTTATTGATTTTTCCCTGCAAGTATCAAAAGCCGTTCCTTTTACAAAAAACAAATTCAATCAGAAATTATGTCATATATTTTTGATTTATCGGCATAAAATAAAGCCATATTGACAGCTTACTCTAAATTTTCATGTCAAACATGAGCATGATATAGCAAATTCAATCTACATAGGTTTCTTGAATTGCCGTTTTGCTGAAGTCTTTAAAACTGAAACCCAAAACTTATTTATCAATCTGAATTTTTCAATGTAACAACCTCTATTTCTTTTATTTTTTTCAAATCTGAATCATTCGTCAGAAAGAATTTAGCGTTGTTGGTTATTGCAGTAGCCAGTTGAATTGAATCGGGTGTTTTAAAACCATATTTCGCTCTTACTTGAGCAGCTTTTTTTGAAATGGGTAGGTCAATATTTGTAATTTCAATATTCGGTGATGATGTCAAAATATACTCGATAGGTCAACCAGCTCCTTGCGTTTTAATCTCAAAGGTTGAACTAGTACCTCCATGAGTGTCAAGGTTGACGTAATAAATTGAATATCTCCTTTGTCATTTGCATTGAAAATTTCTGAAAGGATTGATTGATAATCTGAATGTCCTTCGATGAAATATATAAGGGGAGCAGTGTCAATAAAAGTTGTTGATCCTTGCAGCTTGTCTTTTAATCCCATTGCCTTTCTTGTTGAACATACTTGTCAATGTTGACGTTTTGCCAAATCTCACTCCCTTTGTTATTAAGGTCGGATAATTTTACCTTATTTTTCCTTGTGCTTTTTGCTGGTCTTTTTAATAGCCTTACTATTCGCTCAATAAGATAGATTCTTGTTTCATAATCTAGTTGCCTGACCTGCGACATTATCCCTTCTATTTTAGCTGATTTTTCCATCATTCATCCATTTTATTGTAAAGATACATAATGTTTTGATTTTTGTTTTGGCGTTGTCATCAACACATTTATAAAGATTATCAAAATTTTCCGAACTGGGACAGGAGAGAAGCCGTCCGATTGGATTAAACCAATTTCTATAGCTAATAAATGCATACTGGTGAATTCAGCCCATTTCCTGTTTCATCAATTTGGTTTCATTGATTGCTAATCAACAACATAGGTAAATTACCATATCACTCATTCCTGAGTTTTCGCCAATTTAATCGCCTCGTTTATTATCTCTGGTGGGTAATCGTTTACTTTTAATATCTTAATGGCATTTCTATTTTTAAGCTTTCCGGGTTTTAACTTGTAGTCAAAACTGACTGTTTTTTGGTCATTATCTATGGCTTCACTAAAATGGTATAATTCAAATTCACCTTTTAGCAAATTGGCCAATTCAATGTCGTGAGTAGAAACAAATACCAGGTTATTGCCTTTTGCAAGGAATGATAAAACTGCTTTTCCAGCAGCAATTCGTTCAATTGTGTTTGTGCCTTTGAATATTTCATCCAATAAAAAAATATTATTTCCGCTTCTGCTCTGTTCTATCATTTTTTTAATGGTAAGGACTTCTTCAAAATAATAGCTTTTACTGTTCAACAGGTCATCGCTAATACGAATAGCAGAATATAGCTGGTAGTTTGATAGTGAAAATTTAGCTGCAAAACAGGTATTGAGCGTAAGCCCACATATCACATTAATGGCAATAGTTCTTATAAATGTGGTTTTACCTGACATATTTGAGCCAGTCAATAAAATTGACTTCCCATTAGTATCAATGCTATTTTTAACACAATTTTCAATCAGTGGGTGATACACATCTTCAGCAATCAGTGTACTTTGTTTTTCAATAATTTGTGGATGACAATATTCTTTTAATCCATTTCTTAATGAGGCAATTGATAACAAAACATCTGTTTTACCGACAAAACAAAAAAGCTGTTCCATTTCAGCCCTGTGCTTATCAAGTTTTTTTAAAGCACTGAACAGAAACAAAGGTTCTAATAAAAAGACAATTTTAAACAGTTCAAATATTCCCCAGAAAAAAGCCTGAAACTCGCCTTGCATTTTTGATTCCAGCTTAAAAAAGAGCATTCTATTTTTTAAACTATTAAGCACATTTAATGCAGGTTTTAATCCCGGGCTCAACGATTGTAAGGAATTAAATTTATAGAGCTTATTCGATATGGTATTTAATTTCAAAATTTGAGGTACAGAACTCAGGTACAACATCAAATTCTTTTTATTCCAGTAATGAAAACCCATATTGAACAAAAGAATAGCGAAAAATACAAATACAAACCTCAGATCAATAAACATAAGTAATATTGAAAGCAGACTGGAAATAGCCAAAAAAGGCATCAAAACAAACCATGAAGGACGTTCCAGGTGCTTATCCTGAAAAAGTGAACTGATATAATATGCATCGCTATCGCTGAGTTTGCTGAGTTCTGCCTGAACAATCAAACGGAAATTCTGATTTTCAAGAAATGCTTTTATGAGCTTCTCATCATTTGATGCTCCTTCGGATACAAGAGGGATATTTCTTAACTTATAGTATAAATACTGCTGCCCTACCCTGGAATGGGTTCGGTCAATAAATGCAAAACATTCCTGAAAATCGATGTCGTTGCATGTTCTTTCGTTCAGAACCTGGTGTAATTCGGATTTGTTTTTCTTGCGAAAATAATGTTCGATCAATTCAAAATCGAAAGCTTCAATCTTTGGATTGCCAAATGCTTCAAGTAATTTCTGTCTTTGTTTATTGTCAATTCCTTTTGCCATACTTTAAACCCGATTTATGCATTTGGAGTCGGTTATTAGAAAAGGAGTATCAATGAATCGGATTATTTCCGAAAGTTATGCCGAGTTCTACTGACTACCGCTCTGTAAAAACATAACTCAAAATATTCGCCCCCATTTGCAAGGCTTGTATTCTAAGTTCCTGTGGATCGTTGTGGACTTCCTGATCTTCCCAGCCATTTCCCAGATCACTTTCATAGGAGTAAAAAACAATCAAACGTCCTTTATAAATCAACCCAAAACCTTGTGGAGGTTTATTGTCGTGTTCGTGTATTTTGGGCAAACCATTTTTGAAATCAAATTTTTGATGGTAAATGGGATGTGAGAAAGGGAGTTCAACAAACTCTAATTCAGGAAACACTTTTTTTATAGCTTTGCGCACATAAGGATCCATTCCGTAATTGTCATCAATGTGAAGAAAGCCACCACCTATCAAATACTTTCTTAGATTTTCTGCCTCATCATCTGAAAACACAACATTTCCATGCCCAGTCATATGCAAAAATGGATATGCGAATATTTCAGGGCTTCCTACTTCTATCTCTTCATGTTCTTGATTAATATTCATGTTGAGTTGCTTATTGCAAAACTCGATTAGATTAGGTAATGCAGTAGGGTTTGAATACCAGTCACCTCCTCCGTGATATTTTAGCAGGGCTATTTTAAAAGCTGGCTCTGCCGCAAATATTTGCAGGAATAAAAAACATAAAACAATAAAAATTGACTTTCTCATAGGTTGGCTAAATTTACGATTTCACAGGCAACAATTCCAGCCGTTTCGGTTCTTAAACGGGCATTCCCCAAACTTATGCGCTTAAAGCCCCTGGATTCTGCCAATTGTACTTCTTCTTTTGAAAAATCTCCCTCGGGACCAATCAATACACAGACGGGCAAATCCTTTTCCAACTGGTGGAACAAATGTGTTTCCGGTTTTTCTTGGCAATAAGCAATGAATTTTTGTTCTTTATCAAAAAAGGGATTTCCTAAAAAATCAGAAAATGACTGAATATCGTGCAATTTCGGAAGCTTTAAATTTTCAGATTGCTTGGCCGCTGAACGCAAAATATTATCAAATCGCTCCTTTTTATATTTTACTTTTTCACTGTGTTTTGTTTCGATAAAATAGATGTGGTCAATACCTATTTCGGTACTTTTCTCTAAAAACCATTCTATACGCTGCAAATTTTTTGTGAGTGCAATAGCAATGCTGAGCGAATAATTTCGCTGTGGAACATCTTTAATAGATTCACAGAGAAAAATAGGATTTTTCCAGTTGTCATCAATTATGCGGGTTTGGTAAATTTTTCCCGTGCCATCTGTCACCTGAATTAATTCACCTGTCTTTTTTCGTAAAACTTTTAGACAATGCTTTTGCTCTAGGTGATCGAGCTGCACACTTTTATCATATAGATTGTACTGGCCAAAGAAAAATTGCATGGCGTGAAAATACAAAACCCTTTCAGAATAAAAGCTTCCGCAAGTGTTTTCTTATTTGAGATAATCAAGACCTGTAAAATCAAAACGCCCTGTAATCAATATTGAAAACAGGGCGTAAATTTGGAAAATTAATCTTAAAAATAACTCATTCTTCTAGGTGTTAAGTGCGTTTGTTTCTTGCGCAACTCAAAACCAAGCATAATTTCATGTGATCCCGAGGTGTAATTAGTCAGTTCAGAGAGGGTATAATCATAAGCATAACCAATGCGGATAATATCATTGATATCATATTCTATCATACCAACTACTGCATCGCCTATACGGTAAGATGCAGCTAACCAAAATACTTCTCTGAATAAAAATCCTAAATTAATATCTGTGCTCAACCTTGCATTTTGAACATATTTAAACAGGAATGAAGGTCTCATTTTCACATTTTCTGTCAAAGTAAAAATTGCACCTCCTGTGAAAAAATAATGTTTGTACTGTCGCGCAACATTATCATTTCCTTCTAAATGAATTCCTTCCCTACTCAAACTATTATTGAGCAAATGAGGAACTGAAATTCCTGCAAACCATCGGTCAGAGTTATAATACACACCAAAACCGAAATTGGGATTCCACAAACTGGAACTGGCATTGAATGATGGGTCATTCCTATCTTGCAGAGCAGCTTCCGACCAATTCCCGCGAAAATTATTCAACGTTACATTTAACCCGAAAGCAAGTTTGCTATCATCCTTAAAAGTTAGCCTGTAGGCATAATTACCGGTAATATTGATCATATTGACCAAACCGATATTGTCGGATGCGATAGACAGTCCTAAACCCATTCTGTCATTCATTAATGGTGCATGGACATTGGCAACCGCTGTTTTTGGTGCTCCTTCCAACCCCGACCATTGATGCCTGTACAAGGCCATAGCAGACAATACGCCTCTACTACCTGCATAAGCGGGATTAAGCGCAAGACCATTGAACATGTACATACTGTACTGGGCATCTTGCTGAGCTTTCAGTTCAGAGCCCCCCCCTACAAGTAGCAGTCCTAAAAATGCAATAATTAGCTTTCTCATTATGAATGTGCTTTTACTTGATTTTTAATTTTATTCATTCGCTCTATGCAACTGGATAAATCCTGTAAACACAGTCTTATTTTCATCATTTAGACTCAACACATAGTAGTAAGTACCATCAGGCAGTGGATCTCCACTTTGATTAGTTCCTTCCCAAGTGCTCCTATAGTTCTTTTCTTTATAAATACTATTGCCCCAACGATTGAATATCTCTATTTCATTAGCCGGGTAATTTTCAATATCTGTAATTTCCCATGTATCATTAATTCCATCCCCATTAGGTGAGAAACCATTTGGAATAAAGATATTCGGTTTGCCCGGCAATACATGAACGATCACCATTGCATCATCACAAAGAACCGGATTTCCATTATCACATATAGTGTAATAGAAAGTATCCACTCCAACAAATCCATCGTCAGGATCGTAATTTATTGTACCATCGGAATTGATACTTGTGTATCCACTATTCGGTTGAGTTACACCTGTAACTGAAATACCATGTCCATCGGGATCGTGGTCGTTATCAATTACAGGGATATCGATTGGCGTTCCTTCAAAAGTACTTGCGGTATCATCAACT
This genomic stretch from Chitinophagales bacterium harbors:
- a CDS encoding DUF4159 domain-containing protein, whose amino-acid sequence is MRKSIFIVLCFLFLQIFAAEPAFKIALLKYHGGGDWYSNPTALPNLIEFCNKQLNMNINQEHEEIEVGSPEIFAYPFLHMTGHGNVVFSDDEAENLRKYLIGGGFLHIDDNYGMDPYVRKAIKKVFPELEFVELPFSHPIYHQKFDFKNGLPKIHEHDNKPPQGFGLIYKGRLIVFYSYESDLGNGWEDQEVHNDPQELRIQALQMGANILSYVFTER
- a CDS encoding PIN domain-containing protein, producing MTSSPNIEITNIDLPISKKAAQVRAKYGFKTPDSIQLATAITNNAKFFLTNDSDLKKIKEIEVVTLKNSD
- a CDS encoding type IX secretion system membrane protein PorP/SprF, producing the protein MRKLIIAFLGLLLVGGGSELKAQQDAQYSMYMFNGLALNPAYAGSRGVLSAMALYRHQWSGLEGAPKTAVANVHAPLMNDRMGLGLSIASDNIGLVNMINITGNYAYRLTFKDDSKLAFGLNVTLNNFRGNWSEAALQDRNDPSFNASSSLWNPNFGFGVYYNSDRWFAGISVPHLLNNSLSREGIHLEGNDNVARQYKHYFFTGGAIFTLTENVKMRPSFLFKYVQNARLSTDINLGFLFREVFWLAASYRIGDAVVGMIEYDINDIIRIGYAYDYTLSELTNYTSGSHEIMLGFELRKKQTHLTPRRMSYF
- a CDS encoding RsmE family RNA methyltransferase; the encoded protein is MQFFFGQYNLYDKSVQLDHLEQKHCLKVLRKKTGELIQVTDGTGKIYQTRIIDDNWKNPIFLCESIKDVPQRNYSLSIAIALTKNLQRIEWFLEKSTEIGIDHIYFIETKHSEKVKYKKERFDNILRSAAKQSENLKLPKLHDIQSFSDFLGNPFFDKEQKFIAYCQEKPETHLFHQLEKDLPVCVLIGPEGDFSKEEVQLAESRGFKRISLGNARLRTETAGIVACEIVNLANL